The following are from one region of the Paenibacillus sp. JZ16 genome:
- a CDS encoding ComEA family DNA-binding protein, with protein MKRISLGWSLAATIAGCGFILFAGGVDQGIEGWQPLNDQLEQVLAAEENAGVKTSGADSRQKDVEPSGAGTDSKTAAKSTQAGQIEPASNVKDSMPDQDQGAAGSGIADHTASSSASGQPSSPLVPPQVEGVTQHLQQQTPVNGAAQSPAATDPSRLINVNTADAATLMELPGIGEAKAKAIIDYRNQFGPFKSQADLMNVKGIGPKMLEKMKPYVGL; from the coding sequence ATGAAAAGGATATCTTTAGGTTGGAGTCTTGCCGCAACGATTGCGGGCTGCGGGTTCATCTTGTTTGCCGGCGGTGTTGATCAGGGGATCGAGGGCTGGCAGCCGCTGAACGATCAGCTGGAGCAGGTGCTTGCGGCCGAAGAGAATGCGGGTGTGAAGACGTCCGGGGCTGATTCCCGGCAGAAGGATGTGGAACCGTCTGGAGCCGGAACGGATTCGAAGACTGCTGCAAAGAGCACGCAGGCGGGGCAGATCGAGCCTGCCAGTAATGTGAAGGACTCCATGCCAGACCAAGACCAAGGAGCGGCAGGGAGCGGTATAGCAGACCATACGGCATCGTCTTCGGCTTCTGGTCAACCTTCTTCGCCCCTTGTACCGCCTCAGGTTGAAGGTGTCACTCAGCATTTACAGCAACAAACTCCTGTTAACGGTGCAGCGCAGTCACCAGCAGCTACGGATCCATCCAGATTGATTAATGTCAACACGGCGGATGCTGCAACGCTTATGGAGCTGCCTGGCATTGGCGAAGCGAAGGCCAAGGCCATTATCGATTATCGGAATCAGTTCGGTCCATTTAAAAGTCAGGCCGACTTGATGAACGTAAAGGGCATCGGGCCCAAAATGCTGGAGAAGATGAAGCCTTACGTTGGACTTTAG
- a CDS encoding ComEC/Rec2 family competence protein gives MKRRPLLVFTVMWVIGSGAACLYDGWRLAMIAAELILILFAVCHWAGAGRLFTLCMLFSLCMSGTYWEWHDAANVSDFEPVLSGETSTDAVPVTAFGVITTPIEVDGDRADFNVALHQADLKLTKPPESQKQANPDNGTLLKTDDIVRVQVKLMDKKELEIVQRWQRGDRIELTGELQKPGEARNFDGFNYAQYLRTQKIHWMIKVKGSDLAKVTSPDSWNVSHILRWTDAVRHKLGGKLDQLYGGIHAGYMKGLVIGNQDDLDPDTFMEFSRLGLTHILAISGMHVAVVVGCLLFVCTTLRMTRETSLTVVMWLIPVYVLLTGASPSIIRAGIMGMIGLYAARRRLLKDGLHILSVAALVMLLWNPYFLVNVSFQLSFIVTAGLMIFVPKLMPLLSFLPRWLAGTVGITVVAQLISFPLTIYYFNQVSLISVFANLILVPVISLVVLPLGMVSLLMGWIWMRGAGWLAAVTEWLNQMTFRVVEWMNGSSALMTLWPSPSLAWILCYFVVLYSLLSILKMRSENGEGERIGSDDTVPLEGRVSLDSKRDLSGATGMFPLVDQWAGALRWRGFFRASDYIERYAARAAIVLLSAALVFLLYGGYQSPSMHGAGLVQFLDVGQGDSILVTTPEGKHILIDGGGTVNFRKEKDAWKERKAPYEVGAKVVVPLLKKRGVHQLEAVIMSHGDQDHIGGLQAVLQEIPVKSVVFNGTLTDSASFRKLMLTAVQQRIPIYEAGVDREVWKLDSHTEIQFLAPIFPESGETIKPLPLIKEQNHASLVFVLQMNGSRILFTGDTDQAAEHKILLYLEERSSQDDIISPLAAAGDRIDVMKVAHHGSKTSTSALWLNAWKPKAAVISAGVNNMYGHPHPDVVGRLERSTNLIYQTNLHGEIQMRIKDGHIDTRTKLP, from the coding sequence ATGAAGCGAAGGCCATTACTTGTGTTTACCGTGATGTGGGTAATCGGCAGCGGTGCTGCATGCCTGTACGACGGATGGAGGCTGGCCATGATTGCAGCCGAGCTGATTCTCATCCTGTTTGCTGTATGTCATTGGGCTGGGGCAGGGCGGCTTTTTACGCTCTGCATGCTGTTCTCCTTGTGCATGTCGGGTACTTACTGGGAATGGCATGACGCGGCCAATGTAAGTGATTTTGAGCCGGTCCTCTCAGGGGAGACATCGACGGACGCTGTTCCTGTTACTGCCTTTGGTGTAATCACAACCCCAATAGAAGTGGATGGCGACCGCGCGGATTTCAATGTTGCCCTACATCAAGCTGATCTCAAGCTAACAAAGCCTCCAGAGTCCCAAAAACAAGCGAATCCGGATAACGGCACCTTGCTGAAGACGGATGATATCGTCAGGGTTCAAGTGAAACTAATGGACAAAAAGGAGCTGGAGATAGTTCAGCGATGGCAGCGCGGGGACCGCATAGAGCTGACCGGGGAGCTGCAAAAACCTGGAGAAGCTCGCAATTTTGACGGATTTAATTATGCTCAATATTTGCGAACCCAGAAGATTCATTGGATGATCAAAGTGAAGGGCTCTGACCTAGCGAAGGTCACCTCGCCTGACAGCTGGAATGTAAGTCATATTCTAAGATGGACGGATGCCGTTCGGCATAAGCTCGGGGGCAAGCTGGATCAATTGTATGGCGGAATCCATGCAGGGTATATGAAGGGACTTGTGATTGGCAATCAGGATGATTTGGATCCCGATACGTTTATGGAGTTCTCGCGTTTGGGATTGACTCACATTCTTGCGATATCAGGCATGCATGTGGCAGTGGTTGTGGGATGCCTCTTATTCGTATGCACAACCCTTCGAATGACGAGGGAGACCTCGCTGACTGTGGTTATGTGGCTGATTCCCGTTTATGTCCTGCTTACTGGGGCAAGTCCTTCTATTATCCGTGCCGGCATCATGGGGATGATCGGTTTGTATGCCGCACGGCGGCGACTTTTGAAGGATGGACTGCATATTCTTAGTGTTGCCGCGCTCGTCATGCTGCTGTGGAACCCGTATTTTCTCGTGAACGTCAGCTTTCAGCTGTCATTCATCGTAACGGCAGGCTTGATGATCTTCGTACCGAAGCTGATGCCGCTGCTGTCATTCTTGCCCCGCTGGCTTGCGGGAACCGTCGGAATTACGGTCGTAGCGCAGCTGATCTCCTTTCCCCTAACCATTTATTATTTTAACCAGGTGTCGCTGATATCCGTCTTCGCCAATTTGATCCTGGTTCCGGTGATTAGCCTTGTCGTTCTTCCGTTAGGAATGGTATCTTTGCTGATGGGGTGGATATGGATGCGCGGAGCTGGCTGGTTGGCAGCTGTGACCGAATGGTTAAACCAAATGACGTTCCGTGTCGTTGAATGGATGAATGGTTCATCCGCTTTGATGACGTTGTGGCCGTCCCCGTCGTTAGCCTGGATCTTATGTTATTTTGTTGTGCTGTATTCGCTGCTCTCCATTCTGAAGATGAGATCCGAAAATGGCGAAGGAGAGCGGATCGGATCGGACGATACCGTTCCATTGGAAGGACGCGTATCCTTGGATAGTAAAAGAGATTTGTCTGGGGCAACCGGCATGTTTCCGCTCGTGGATCAATGGGCCGGTGCGTTGCGATGGAGAGGTTTTTTTCGCGCCAGTGATTATATTGAACGCTATGCAGCGAGAGCCGCGATCGTCCTGCTGTCCGCAGCTTTGGTTTTTTTGCTGTACGGCGGCTATCAATCTCCATCGATGCACGGAGCGGGACTCGTGCAATTTCTGGATGTAGGACAAGGGGATTCGATCCTGGTAACAACACCTGAGGGCAAGCATATTCTCATTGACGGTGGTGGAACGGTGAATTTTCGTAAGGAAAAGGATGCTTGGAAGGAAAGGAAGGCCCCGTATGAGGTGGGAGCGAAGGTGGTGGTTCCGCTGTTGAAAAAAAGGGGCGTGCACCAGCTTGAGGCTGTCATCATGTCCCATGGAGACCAGGATCATATAGGCGGTCTTCAAGCTGTTTTGCAGGAAATCCCGGTAAAATCAGTTGTGTTCAACGGGACCTTGACCGACTCCGCTTCCTTCCGGAAGCTGATGTTAACCGCAGTACAGCAGCGCATTCCCATATACGAGGCTGGAGTGGATCGGGAAGTATGGAAGCTTGACAGCCATACGGAAATCCAATTTCTAGCGCCTATTTTCCCAGAAAGTGGAGAAACCATAAAACCATTACCGTTGATTAAGGAGCAGAATCATGCTTCACTAGTATTTGTCCTTCAAATGAACGGCAGCCGGATCCTGTTTACGGGTGACACAGACCAAGCTGCCGAACATAAAATATTGTTGTATCTAGAGGAACGTTCTTCACAAGATGATATCATTTCACCGCTTGCTGCTGCCGGTGACCGCATCGATGTCATGAAGGTTGCCCATCACGGCAGCAAAACCTCGACATCCGCGCTATGGCTGAATGCATGGAAGCCGAAGGCAGCGGTTATTTCCGCTGGTGTCAACAATATGTACGGCCACCCTCATCCGGATGTGGTAGGACGGTTGGAACGTTCCACGAATCTCATCTATCAGACCAATCTTCACGGTGAAATACAGATGAGGATCAAGGATGGACATATTGACACGCGTACGAAGCTTCCTTGA
- the comER gene encoding late competence protein ComER, whose protein sequence is MKVGFIGTGSMGSLLIDAFIQSGALLPEQIRVSNRSPEKPMQLAKRHPGLTVCSCNTETASQSDLLFLCIKPLEFKSVISEIKDRLEVRQIAISITSPVQLIHLESSLPCKVAKIIPSITNLTGGGASLCMYGSRIKEEDRQLIESLLSYISRPLEILESHTRITSDFSSCGPAFLSLFMEKWIDAAVEMTGIDRRTLNALAGEMLLGTGKLLTEEGFSPEQLQERVAVPGGITAQALALLDSNLNGLFYQLIQTTHDKYEEDLAKLDAAFGFTINRPRY, encoded by the coding sequence ATGAAGGTCGGTTTTATCGGTACGGGCAGCATGGGTAGTCTGTTGATCGATGCCTTCATTCAATCGGGCGCACTCCTGCCTGAGCAGATTCGGGTCAGCAACCGAAGTCCTGAAAAGCCGATGCAGCTGGCAAAACGTCATCCCGGTCTGACGGTATGCAGCTGTAACACGGAGACGGCTTCTCAGAGCGACCTGCTATTCCTATGTATAAAGCCGCTTGAATTCAAATCTGTCATCAGCGAAATCAAAGATCGGCTTGAAGTCCGGCAAATCGCCATATCCATCACGAGTCCGGTCCAACTGATCCATCTGGAATCATCGCTGCCCTGCAAGGTGGCGAAAATCATACCGAGCATCACCAACCTAACCGGAGGCGGAGCATCGTTATGCATGTACGGTTCCCGAATAAAAGAAGAAGACAGGCAGCTTATAGAAAGCCTCCTGTCTTATATCAGCAGGCCGCTCGAGATACTGGAATCGCACACGCGAATCACTTCCGATTTCTCCAGCTGCGGACCTGCTTTTTTAAGTTTATTCATGGAAAAATGGATCGACGCTGCCGTTGAAATGACCGGAATCGACCGCAGAACCCTTAATGCATTAGCCGGAGAAATGCTGCTTGGCACCGGCAAGCTGTTAACGGAGGAGGGCTTCTCCCCCGAACAGCTGCAAGAGCGGGTTGCGGTTCCCGGAGGCATCACGGCTCAGGCTTTGGCACTGCTGGATTCTAACCTGAACGGATTGTTCTACCAATTGATCCAAACCACACACGACAAGTATGAGGAGGATTTGGCAAAACTGGATGCTGCCTTCGGTTTTACGATTAACCGGCCACGATATTGA
- the holA gene encoding DNA polymerase III subunit delta, which produces MDAKAAAKAVKQGEVSAVYLLYGSEKFQMKEFAEFLEAQLIPKEDRDFALVHMDLGEVPIQTVIEEAETVPFMVQKKLIMVRDTAFFTAAKDNGKVDHRPEALLDYLTNPADYSVIVFMVGQEKLDERKKVVKAVKKSGVALSFMPLGGEDLLRWVDKQVKKSDCTLREGAAEAIVRNAGTSLQALSGEIEKLCLYAGAGGVIDVATVEMLVARSTEQNVFALVEDIANLRLDKALGIYYELLKQREEPIKIAALITRQFRIILQVKTLSTQSYSQQQIASQIGLHPYAVKIAGEQARKFETARLEGILNHLANLDYQMKTGAVDKVLGIELFLLRLGA; this is translated from the coding sequence ATGGATGCCAAAGCGGCGGCCAAGGCGGTTAAGCAGGGAGAGGTGTCTGCCGTCTATTTGTTGTATGGCAGCGAGAAATTTCAAATGAAGGAATTCGCCGAATTTCTGGAAGCCCAGCTAATCCCGAAAGAAGACCGTGATTTTGCCCTCGTTCATATGGATTTAGGGGAAGTTCCGATTCAAACCGTTATTGAAGAAGCGGAGACGGTTCCTTTTATGGTTCAAAAAAAACTGATCATGGTCAGGGATACGGCTTTTTTTACCGCAGCAAAAGATAACGGGAAAGTGGATCATCGTCCAGAGGCTTTGCTGGACTATTTGACCAATCCTGCTGATTATAGTGTGATTGTCTTTATGGTTGGACAAGAAAAGCTGGATGAACGGAAGAAGGTAGTCAAGGCAGTCAAGAAATCGGGGGTTGCTTTGTCCTTCATGCCTTTGGGCGGGGAGGATTTGCTTCGCTGGGTGGACAAGCAGGTAAAGAAAAGCGACTGCACGTTGCGGGAAGGTGCGGCGGAAGCGATCGTGCGAAATGCGGGAACCAGCCTTCAGGCATTATCAGGTGAGATCGAAAAGCTGTGCTTATATGCTGGCGCTGGCGGTGTGATTGATGTCGCAACCGTGGAAATGCTGGTGGCGCGCAGTACGGAACAGAATGTATTTGCGCTTGTAGAGGATATTGCGAATCTTCGATTGGACAAGGCGCTCGGAATTTATTACGAACTGCTGAAGCAGCGCGAAGAGCCGATCAAGATTGCTGCGCTGATTACCAGACAGTTCCGGATTATTCTGCAGGTGAAGACTTTATCCACCCAGAGCTACTCACAGCAGCAAATTGCTTCCCAGATCGGATTGCATCCCTATGCGGTGAAGATTGCGGGCGAGCAAGCCCGAAAGTTTGAGACAGCTCGCCTTGAAGGCATACTGAACCATCTGGCGAATCTGGATTACCAGATGAAGACCGGGGCCGTGGATAAGGTGCTGGGCATTGAATTGTTTTTGCTGCGGCTTGGGGCGTAA
- a CDS encoding deoxycytidylate deaminase has product MSADQRKDWDTYFMDIAFMVSTRSQCPRRHVGAVLVQGKKLLGTAYNGAPMGVPDCSEAGCMIAEDYELVVQDGKESMVKKQRCIRTIHAEQNLLLFTDRIDREGSTVYVTDEPCWTCANMLANSGIVEVVFHRPYPKDSGKVSRMMEQKGILFRQLEAYEPPRETLMTVAE; this is encoded by the coding sequence ATGAGTGCAGATCAACGTAAAGATTGGGATACTTATTTCATGGATATTGCCTTTATGGTTTCAACCCGCTCCCAATGCCCGCGACGTCATGTCGGGGCGGTGCTGGTGCAGGGGAAGAAGCTGCTCGGGACGGCTTATAACGGCGCGCCGATGGGGGTGCCTGATTGCTCGGAAGCGGGCTGTATGATCGCCGAGGATTATGAACTGGTCGTGCAGGACGGCAAGGAGAGCATGGTGAAGAAACAGCGCTGCATCCGGACGATTCATGCCGAGCAGAATCTGCTGTTATTCACGGACCGGATCGATCGGGAAGGCAGCACGGTGTACGTGACGGATGAGCCCTGCTGGACCTGTGCGAATATGCTTGCCAACAGCGGCATTGTCGAGGTTGTGTTCCACCGTCCTTATCCGAAGGATTCGGGCAAGGTGTCCCGCATGATGGAACAGAAGGGGATTTTGTTCCGGCAGCTTGAAGCGTATGAGCCGCCGCGCGAAACCTTGATGACGGTAGCGGAATGA
- the leuS gene encoding leucine--tRNA ligase: MTDNQPTGHGYQPQAIEPKWQQYWDENKTFKTEDSSSKPKFYALDMFPYPSGAGLHVGHPEGYTATDIVSRYKRMRGYNVLHPMGWDAFGLPAEQYAMDTGKHPREFTVQNIDTFRRQIKSLGFSYDWDREISTTDPEYYKWTQWIFIQLYKRGLAYVAEVPVNWCEALGTVLANEEVIDGKSERGGHPVVRKPMRQWILRITEYADRLLEDLDELDWSESLKDMQRNWIGKSTGAEVRFDIEGYDGHLEVFTTRPDTLFGATYCVLAPEHDLVDKITSADQREAVKAYQDQAARKSDLERTDLAKDKTGVFTGAYAINPVNGAKVPIWIADYVLAGYGTGAIMAVPGHDSRDWEFAKQFGLPIIEVVQGGNVEEEAYSGSGAHVNSGFLNGLDNEEAIQAMNEWLEQEGKGKKKVTYRLRDWLFSRQRYWGEPIPILHLEDGTMKTVPEDQLPLLLPDVDQIKPSGTGESPLANVTEWVETVDPETGMKARRETNTMPQWAGSCWYYLRYIDPRNNDELCSKEKQKEWLPVDLYIGGVEHAVLHLLYARFWHKVLYDLGVVDTKEPFQKLVNQGMILGNNNEKMSKSRGNVINPDDIVNEYGADTLRVYEMFMGPLEATKPWNTNGVEGTFRFLSRVWRLFIGDDGQLNPKIVEGEGTDDFRRTLHKTIKKVTEDFEHMRFNTAISQLMVFINEGYKTEELPRKAMENFVQLLSPLAPHLAEELWSRLGYTESVTYVPWPEYDEAWTVEAEVEIVVQVNGKIVERAKISKDMDQEAMQQHSLSLPNVKQALEGKSIRKVIAVPGKLVNIVAG, encoded by the coding sequence ATGACGGACAATCAACCAACCGGCCACGGCTATCAGCCGCAGGCCATCGAACCGAAGTGGCAGCAATACTGGGATGAGAACAAAACCTTTAAAACGGAAGATTCATCATCCAAACCGAAATTTTATGCACTGGATATGTTTCCGTATCCATCAGGAGCAGGCCTGCACGTAGGGCATCCGGAGGGGTACACGGCGACTGACATCGTGTCCCGTTACAAGCGGATGCGCGGATACAACGTGCTTCATCCGATGGGATGGGACGCCTTCGGTCTGCCAGCGGAGCAGTATGCCATGGACACAGGCAAACATCCTCGCGAGTTTACCGTGCAGAATATCGATACGTTCCGCCGCCAGATCAAATCTCTGGGCTTCTCGTATGACTGGGACCGCGAGATCAGCACAACCGATCCGGAATATTATAAATGGACCCAGTGGATCTTTATCCAGCTTTATAAGCGCGGCCTTGCCTATGTGGCTGAAGTGCCGGTGAACTGGTGCGAAGCGCTCGGTACCGTGCTTGCGAACGAAGAGGTCATCGACGGCAAGAGCGAACGCGGGGGCCATCCGGTCGTACGTAAACCGATGCGCCAATGGATTCTGCGCATTACCGAATACGCGGATCGTCTCCTTGAAGATCTGGATGAACTGGACTGGAGCGAAAGCCTGAAGGATATGCAGCGCAACTGGATCGGCAAATCCACAGGCGCTGAGGTTCGTTTTGACATCGAAGGTTACGATGGTCATCTGGAGGTGTTCACGACCCGTCCGGATACGCTGTTCGGGGCAACCTACTGCGTTCTGGCGCCGGAGCATGACCTCGTAGATAAGATTACGTCAGCCGATCAGCGTGAAGCCGTCAAGGCTTATCAAGATCAAGCAGCACGTAAAAGCGACCTGGAGCGGACGGATCTGGCCAAGGATAAAACCGGTGTATTCACGGGTGCATACGCCATTAATCCGGTAAACGGCGCTAAAGTGCCGATCTGGATCGCGGATTATGTGCTTGCCGGCTATGGAACGGGTGCCATTATGGCGGTTCCGGGTCATGACAGCCGTGACTGGGAGTTTGCGAAGCAATTCGGTCTTCCGATTATTGAAGTCGTTCAGGGTGGAAATGTCGAGGAGGAAGCATACAGCGGCAGTGGCGCGCATGTGAATTCCGGCTTCCTGAACGGGTTGGACAATGAAGAGGCTATCCAGGCGATGAATGAATGGCTGGAGCAAGAGGGCAAGGGCAAGAAGAAGGTAACTTACCGTCTGCGCGACTGGCTGTTCAGCCGTCAACGCTACTGGGGTGAGCCGATTCCGATTCTGCATCTGGAAGACGGAACGATGAAGACCGTGCCTGAGGATCAGCTTCCATTGCTGCTGCCGGATGTGGATCAGATTAAACCATCCGGTACCGGCGAATCACCGCTGGCTAACGTTACGGAGTGGGTGGAAACGGTAGATCCCGAAACCGGCATGAAAGCCCGCCGCGAGACGAATACGATGCCGCAATGGGCAGGCAGCTGCTGGTATTACCTGCGTTATATCGATCCACGCAATAATGATGAATTGTGCTCCAAGGAGAAGCAGAAGGAATGGCTGCCGGTTGACCTGTACATCGGTGGTGTGGAGCATGCGGTGCTTCATTTGCTGTATGCTCGCTTCTGGCACAAAGTATTGTATGACCTGGGCGTTGTCGATACGAAGGAGCCTTTCCAGAAGCTGGTCAATCAGGGTATGATCCTGGGCAACAATAATGAAAAAATGAGTAAATCCCGCGGCAATGTCATCAATCCGGATGATATTGTTAACGAATACGGAGCCGACACGCTGCGTGTGTACGAGATGTTCATGGGGCCGCTGGAAGCAACCAAGCCATGGAACACCAACGGCGTTGAAGGAACGTTTCGTTTCCTCTCCCGCGTATGGCGCCTGTTTATCGGGGACGACGGTCAATTGAACCCTAAAATCGTGGAAGGCGAGGGTACGGATGATTTCAGACGTACACTGCACAAAACGATTAAGAAAGTGACCGAAGACTTTGAACATATGCGCTTTAACACAGCGATCAGCCAGCTGATGGTATTCATCAACGAGGGATACAAGACGGAAGAGCTTCCGCGCAAAGCGATGGAGAACTTCGTGCAGCTGCTTTCCCCGCTGGCCCCTCACCTGGCTGAAGAGCTGTGGAGCCGTTTAGGCTACACGGAGAGCGTAACCTACGTGCCATGGCCGGAGTATGACGAGGCTTGGACTGTAGAGGCCGAAGTGGAGATTGTCGTTCAAGTTAACGGCAAAATCGTAGAACGTGCCAAAATCTCGAAAGACATGGACCAAGAAGCCATGCAACAACATAGCCTCTCCCTTCCGAATGTCAAGCAGGCGCTGGAAGGAAAGAGTATTCGCAAAGTCATTGCCGTACCGGGCAAACTGGTCAATATCGTGGCCGGTTAA
- a CDS encoding zf-HC2 domain-containing protein, which translates to MNCQEVVERMHRYLDRDLTSEETAQMYQHIAVCPMCAETFNILKSLNRELEDLPAVTPPVSLVDAIMPRLDAIDRDRQNLVVPPALKSQEPAEMMPEMRRPRRAGSWWSTIGGRTAIGAAAAVLILGVAIFNNEPKMLSDAELPYEEASTTSAGANDESAATQNQEMAQPFAAEGGTETGGESNDGNDSSASLRSSPSESSPEANSDPASNDTKATQEPSDAADGTNKDVTAPDKPVQMKDVGEPQAPDQPATSNNEVPKTDTGSPSDPPANEPEQGSETMDVQTSPTEPDTTSEMLPPISDPAGDAVMESAESSDRSSGSYQGLAMVPEQWSSPDGLYRASLEADHLIIYRLPSGSQTSPDAVETVETIPLGGSWVSGQWSEDGLTFKYKVQTDNELVESVYSIEKSQPPASTGQKQPKS; encoded by the coding sequence ATGAATTGCCAAGAGGTGGTGGAACGTATGCACCGGTATTTGGACCGGGATCTCACTTCGGAGGAGACGGCCCAAATGTATCAGCATATTGCCGTGTGCCCCATGTGTGCGGAGACCTTTAATATATTGAAATCATTGAACAGAGAGCTTGAGGATCTTCCGGCCGTAACCCCGCCTGTCAGTCTGGTAGACGCTATCATGCCTAGACTGGATGCCATTGACCGTGATCGCCAGAACCTTGTCGTACCTCCAGCACTGAAAAGCCAGGAGCCAGCCGAAATGATGCCGGAAATGCGGCGTCCGCGACGTGCGGGCAGCTGGTGGAGCACGATTGGCGGTAGAACTGCTATCGGGGCCGCCGCGGCTGTACTTATTCTCGGCGTAGCGATTTTTAATAATGAACCGAAGATGTTATCCGATGCGGAGCTTCCATACGAAGAGGCTAGCACGACCAGTGCCGGGGCGAATGACGAATCGGCTGCCACGCAGAATCAGGAAATGGCTCAGCCGTTTGCCGCCGAAGGCGGCACGGAGACGGGTGGCGAATCGAATGATGGGAACGATTCATCCGCAAGTCTGCGGAGTTCGCCATCGGAATCGTCACCGGAAGCCAATTCCGACCCTGCCTCGAATGATACGAAGGCAACACAGGAGCCATCGGATGCGGCTGATGGCACCAATAAAGATGTTACAGCACCCGATAAACCGGTTCAGATGAAAGATGTTGGGGAACCCCAAGCGCCAGACCAACCTGCGACGAGCAACAATGAGGTGCCAAAAACCGATACCGGAAGTCCGTCTGACCCTCCGGCGAATGAACCTGAGCAGGGTTCTGAAACCATGGATGTCCAGACGTCACCTACGGAACCGGATACCACGTCTGAGATGCTGCCTCCAATTAGCGATCCTGCCGGTGATGCGGTCATGGAAAGCGCCGAATCATCCGACAGGTCATCCGGATCGTACCAAGGACTGGCGATGGTGCCGGAACAGTGGTCGTCCCCGGACGGTCTCTACCGAGCCTCGCTCGAGGCCGATCATCTGATTATCTATCGTCTGCCATCGGGAAGCCAAACTTCGCCTGATGCGGTTGAAACGGTTGAGACAATTCCGCTCGGCGGAAGCTGGGTATCCGGTCAATGGTCCGAGGATGGCTTAACGTTCAAGTATAAGGTGCAGACCGATAACGAATTGGTTGAATCCGTCTATTCCATTGAGAAGTCCCAGCCACCGGCATCTACGGGACAGAAGCAGCCTAAATCATAG
- a CDS encoding RNA polymerase sigma factor — MVEQGLIRAAQSGDRDALITLLREIEQHVYRTAYYILNNEQDAMDAAQEALIRVYTKINSYEEKAQFKTWVQRIVTNICIDKFRRTKPTVSIDEHDLVFRDNLDVEREVMSGYLAQDIQEAINQLPDHHRTVIVLRYLQDLSYNEIADCLNLPLNTVKSYLFRARQQLQNMLQEHQKGGVSG; from the coding sequence GTGGTGGAGCAGGGACTCATAAGAGCCGCTCAATCGGGCGATCGCGACGCTCTAATCACCCTATTGCGAGAAATTGAGCAACATGTTTACCGAACTGCTTATTACATTTTAAACAATGAACAGGATGCTATGGATGCAGCCCAGGAAGCACTTATACGTGTATATACGAAGATTAACTCCTACGAGGAGAAGGCTCAGTTCAAAACTTGGGTCCAACGGATTGTCACCAACATATGCATTGATAAATTCCGCAGGACAAAGCCGACGGTTTCCATCGATGAACATGATCTGGTGTTTCGGGATAATCTCGATGTAGAACGGGAAGTGATGTCGGGATATCTGGCTCAGGATATTCAGGAAGCCATTAATCAACTGCCGGACCATCATCGTACGGTCATTGTCTTAAGGTATTTGCAGGATCTATCCTACAACGAAATTGCTGATTGTCTGAACCTCCCGCTCAATACGGTAAAATCCTATTTGTTCAGGGCCAGGCAGCAGCTGCAGAATATGCTCCAAGAGCATCAGAAAGGTGGTGTATCAGGATGA
- the rpsT gene encoding 30S ribosomal protein S20: MPNIKSAIKRVKTSDKRHALNISQKSALRTAVKTADVALNGTEIEAAKVAFQAASKKLDKAVTKGLIHKNAAARKKSRLAKRLNALTSQA, encoded by the coding sequence ATGCCAAACATCAAATCCGCGATTAAACGTGTAAAGACAAGTGACAAACGCCACGCGCTTAACATTTCTCAAAAATCCGCGCTTCGCACAGCTGTTAAAACTGCTGACGTAGCGTTGAACGGTACAGAAATCGAAGCTGCTAAAGTTGCTTTCCAAGCTGCTTCCAAGAAGCTTGATAAAGCCGTTACGAAGGGCCTGATCCATAAGAACGCAGCTGCCCGCAAAAAGTCCCGTCTGGCGAAAAGACTGAACGCTCTTACGTCCCAAGCGTAA